Proteins found in one Corynebacterium canis genomic segment:
- a CDS encoding TfoX/Sxy family protein translates to MAAPTPPQHALLQRVHDLIVAEPDVREVSMFGGRAIMVNNKIIVSVGKDGNLLVRVDPTNHESLLNQPGAAQAEMGAGRTMGRGWISVYPEALEDDHHLASWLSTALIYNRTNTGAQS, encoded by the coding sequence ATGGCTGCTCCAACCCCGCCGCAACACGCTCTCCTGCAGCGGGTACATGACCTGATTGTCGCCGAGCCCGACGTGCGTGAAGTGTCGATGTTCGGCGGTCGCGCGATCATGGTCAACAACAAAATAATCGTCAGCGTCGGCAAGGACGGCAACCTCCTAGTCCGCGTCGACCCCACCAACCACGAGTCATTGCTGAACCAGCCAGGTGCCGCTCAAGCCGAGATGGGTGCGGGGAGAACCATGGGCCGTGGCTGGATCTCCGTCTACCCCGAAGCGCTCGAAGACGACCACCACCTCGCCTCCTGGCTTAGCACCGCCTTAATCTACAACCGCACCAACACAGGTGCCCAGTCATAA
- a CDS encoding VOC family protein: MAALIEKLAADFGPLGEGLEEYNLIPSDPNEETTQFSLGIYVPDVDRVVEAAIARGAFLREPIANFVSGDRFGSIRDPFGIRWSVITRVEDLSDDESARRVTAWLAESSNQKPE, translated from the coding sequence ATGGCAGCGTTGATCGAAAAACTTGCCGCAGACTTCGGACCGCTGGGCGAGGGGCTCGAGGAATACAACCTCATCCCGTCCGACCCTAATGAGGAAACCACCCAGTTTTCTCTGGGCATTTACGTACCGGATGTCGATCGTGTCGTCGAGGCTGCTATCGCCCGCGGTGCGTTCCTGCGTGAGCCGATTGCGAATTTTGTATCAGGTGATCGGTTCGGCTCGATTCGCGATCCCTTCGGTATCCGATGGTCGGTCATAACTCGCGTCGAAGATCTCAGCGACGATGAATCCGCCCGCAGAGTCACCGCCTGGCTTGCGGAGTCAAGTAACCAGAAGCCTGAATAG
- a CDS encoding glycerate kinase, producing MRKIVLAPDSFKESMTALQAAQAMQRGVQRVHPDAACTLVPMADGGEGTTGAIVDALGGQLLDIPTVDALGRPILGTIGLIEAESTVVLEIASAAGIDLIAPKERDVEFATSRGVADLITATLETGAKRLIVGLGGSVTNDGGAGMLTGLGARLLDADGNELPPQPRALKHVDQIDLSELDPRLSRVRIDLACDVTNPLLGPEGASAVFGPQKGASPEQIPRLDHALEVYATALERAVGHRVRDHKGAGAAGGIGFALLALGAHQREGVGLVAEAVGLSKQLEGADLVLTGEGAIDAQTLSGKTPAGVARLARAANIPVIAFAGRVDPSADALLEHGFIAIVPILQAVSDLNTALTEAPENLERSVATCMRLLAAGATWGNSCPA from the coding sequence ATGAGGAAGATCGTGCTCGCGCCGGACTCCTTCAAGGAGTCGATGACGGCGCTTCAGGCTGCCCAAGCCATGCAGCGGGGAGTACAGCGGGTGCACCCAGACGCCGCATGCACTCTGGTGCCGATGGCTGACGGCGGCGAGGGCACCACGGGCGCAATTGTCGACGCCCTGGGGGGCCAGCTGCTTGACATCCCCACCGTGGACGCTTTAGGACGTCCTATCCTCGGCACCATCGGTCTGATCGAGGCGGAGTCGACCGTCGTTCTCGAGATCGCCTCGGCCGCGGGCATCGATCTCATCGCTCCAAAAGAACGTGACGTAGAGTTTGCGACGTCGCGCGGTGTCGCCGACCTAATCACCGCCACTCTTGAGACTGGTGCGAAGCGCCTAATCGTCGGTCTTGGTGGCTCCGTCACCAATGATGGCGGCGCCGGGATGCTCACCGGGCTCGGCGCGAGACTCCTAGACGCCGACGGCAACGAGCTCCCTCCGCAGCCGCGCGCCCTCAAGCATGTCGACCAGATCGACCTCAGCGAGCTTGATCCGCGCCTATCCCGAGTCCGGATCGATCTCGCTTGCGATGTCACGAACCCGCTGCTCGGCCCAGAGGGAGCAAGTGCCGTCTTCGGGCCGCAGAAAGGTGCCTCCCCGGAACAGATCCCTCGTCTAGATCACGCCCTCGAGGTGTACGCCACGGCGCTCGAGAGAGCCGTCGGGCACCGGGTACGCGACCACAAGGGTGCGGGTGCAGCTGGCGGGATCGGCTTCGCACTGCTCGCGCTGGGCGCTCATCAACGTGAGGGGGTCGGGCTCGTCGCCGAAGCCGTGGGTCTGAGTAAGCAGCTCGAGGGTGCCGACCTCGTTCTCACAGGAGAGGGCGCCATAGATGCCCAGACCCTCTCCGGCAAAACTCCCGCAGGCGTGGCCCGCCTCGCCCGCGCCGCAAACATCCCAGTGATCGCCTTCGCCGGCCGTGTCGACCCATCGGCAGACGCACTACTCGAACACGGCTTCATCGCCATCGTCCCCATCCTCCAAGCAGTGAGTGATCTCAACACAGCTCTCACCGAAGCCCCCGAAAACCTCGAACGCTCCGTCGCAACCTGCATGCGCCTTCTTGCAGCGGGCGCGACATGGGGCAATTCGTGCCCCGCATAA